A genomic region of Bernardetia sp. ABR2-2B contains the following coding sequences:
- a CDS encoding SDR family oxidoreductase: MNIKDAKVILTGGSTGIGYETAKLLKEQGADVFICARTEKDVEKTISELGIKGTTADVSKEEDVKNLFEKALKEMGGVNVVINNAGIGSFGALVDTSVEDFTKTWEVNVKGAFMVGKEAAKHFQKENTGNIINIASTASQKGFANGTAYCSSKFALAAMTECWRAELRKHNVRVMQINPSEVVTPFFDKVGMNQDKENESKLHGTEIAHTISSLLSMNNVGFVTDATVWATNPQ; encoded by the coding sequence ATGAATATCAAAGACGCAAAAGTAATCTTGACAGGTGGAAGTACGGGAATTGGTTATGAAACAGCCAAACTTCTAAAAGAGCAAGGAGCAGATGTTTTTATTTGTGCCAGAACTGAAAAAGATGTTGAGAAAACAATATCAGAATTAGGAATAAAAGGAACAACAGCAGATGTTTCGAAAGAAGAAGATGTAAAAAATCTTTTTGAAAAAGCTCTCAAAGAAATGGGTGGAGTTAATGTAGTTATAAATAATGCAGGAATTGGTAGTTTTGGAGCATTGGTAGATACTTCTGTTGAAGATTTTACAAAAACTTGGGAAGTAAATGTAAAAGGTGCGTTTATGGTAGGAAAAGAAGCTGCCAAACATTTCCAAAAAGAAAACACTGGAAATATTATAAATATTGCTTCTACGGCTTCTCAAAAAGGTTTTGCAAACGGAACAGCTTATTGTTCTAGTAAGTTTGCACTAGCTGCTATGACAGAGTGTTGGCGTGCCGAACTTCGTAAACATAACGTTAGAGTAATGCAAATAAATCCTAGTGAGGTAGTAACACCATTTTTTGATAAAGTTGGTATGAACCAAGATAAAGAAAATGAAAGCAAACTTCACGGAACTGAAATTGCTCATACAATTTCCTCTTTACTTTCTATGAATAATGTAGGTTTTGTTACTGATGCAACTGTTTGGGCAACAAATCCACAGTAA
- a CDS encoding stage II sporulation protein M, with amino-acid sequence MRENTFIEQNKEKWQDFEQLLKEKQRNPDKLSESFVEITDDLSYARTFYPNRSVRLYLNGIAQQIFRDVYKNKRVRWQKLLDFWTTDLPATMYMIRKDLLVAFLIFFGALLIGIFSTVQDPDFVNVILGERYVQMTEENIAKGDPMAVYKGSNEITMFFQITFNNLRVAFMSFVMGALFCVGSIFVAIYNGIMVGSFQYFFYEKDVLIDSMFAIWLHGTLEISAIVVATAAGITMGKGLLFPKTLSRLESFQISARRGMKVMVGLVPVIILAGFIESFLTRYTEVPLVVRGTLILLSFAFMLGYFVIYPYVLVKTKKIKLPVQKLPETNEDSEFELFQIRTLGNILTESMMIHRRHFVPIFNICAAMLFPLAIGMYLLVFKDISNFDFPRDLEYKLEEYYLLIVTGNYIQSIPFMIVHTLIWTLAVTFPYYFFSETVAQESRKIEWSLNGFGSFLLKNGYKSLLVVVLVKVIIFSSPYMIFVALLVIPLFLFWLFTWTTHTNNPFKAFGKALKLFFFQPIDSFMMMAITLMVGSVYYVLINSPLSGFFISVLEMHFLEGETFALKIVQVFYFASLITGMFLIVPLFIYSIGMQYFSIMERAENTTLKERIAAIEVEN; translated from the coding sequence ATGAGAGAAAATACTTTTATAGAACAAAATAAGGAAAAATGGCAAGACTTTGAGCAATTACTCAAAGAAAAACAACGTAATCCAGACAAACTTAGTGAATCTTTTGTCGAAATTACAGATGACCTTTCTTATGCACGTACGTTTTACCCAAATCGTTCGGTACGTTTATATCTCAACGGAATTGCTCAACAAATATTTAGAGATGTCTATAAAAACAAGCGTGTCAGATGGCAAAAACTTTTAGATTTTTGGACAACTGATTTACCAGCTACTATGTATATGATTCGAAAAGACCTTTTGGTTGCTTTTCTTATTTTCTTTGGTGCTTTACTGATTGGTATTTTTTCTACTGTACAAGACCCAGATTTTGTAAATGTTATTTTGGGAGAGAGATATGTACAGATGACAGAAGAAAATATTGCTAAAGGTGATCCGATGGCTGTTTATAAAGGAAGTAATGAGATAACTATGTTTTTTCAAATTACTTTTAATAATTTAAGAGTAGCATTTATGAGCTTTGTGATGGGTGCGCTTTTTTGTGTCGGAAGTATTTTTGTAGCTATTTATAATGGAATAATGGTTGGGTCTTTTCAATATTTTTTTTACGAAAAAGATGTTTTGATAGATTCTATGTTTGCCATTTGGTTACACGGAACACTTGAGATTTCGGCGATTGTTGTTGCTACGGCAGCAGGAATTACGATGGGAAAAGGATTATTGTTTCCCAAAACACTTAGCCGTTTAGAGTCTTTTCAGATTAGTGCTAGGCGTGGAATGAAGGTAATGGTAGGGCTTGTTCCTGTTATTATTTTGGCTGGGTTTATTGAGAGTTTTCTTACTCGTTATACTGAAGTGCCTTTGGTAGTTCGTGGTACGCTTATTTTGCTTTCCTTTGCTTTTATGTTAGGTTATTTTGTGATTTATCCATATGTTTTGGTAAAGACTAAAAAAATAAAATTACCTGTCCAAAAACTTCCTGAAACTAATGAAGATAGTGAATTTGAGCTTTTTCAGATACGAACATTAGGCAATATTCTGACAGAATCAATGATGATTCATAGAAGGCATTTTGTTCCTATTTTTAATATTTGTGCAGCAATGCTTTTTCCACTAGCTATCGGGATGTATCTTTTAGTCTTTAAAGATATTTCAAATTTTGATTTTCCTCGTGATTTGGAATATAAACTAGAAGAGTATTATTTATTAATTGTAACAGGAAATTATATACAAAGTATTCCTTTTATGATAGTACATACCTTGATTTGGACACTTGCAGTTACCTTTCCATATTATTTTTTCTCTGAAACGGTTGCTCAAGAATCTAGGAAAATAGAGTGGTCTCTTAATGGCTTTGGAAGTTTTTTACTTAAAAATGGTTACAAATCACTTCTAGTTGTCGTTTTGGTAAAAGTTATTATTTTTTCTAGTCCCTATATGATTTTTGTAGCTTTATTAGTTATACCACTATTTCTTTTTTGGTTGTTTACTTGGACAACTCACACAAATAATCCTTTCAAAGCTTTTGGAAAAGCATTAAAACTATTTTTCTTTCAGCCCATCGATAGTTTTATGATGATGGCAATTACTCTTATGGTGGGTTCTGTTTATTATGTTCTTATTAATTCTCCTTTGAGTGGTTTCTTTATTTCTGTTTTGGAAATGCACTTTTTGGAAGGTGAAACATTTGCACTCAAGATTGTACAAGTATTTTATTTTGCTAGTCTGATTACTGGAATGTTTCTGATTGTTCCTTTGTTTATTTATTCTATCGGAATGCAGTATTTTAGTATAATGGAACGTGCTGAAAACACAACATTAAAAGAACGTATTGCAGCGATAGAAGTGGAGAATTAA
- a CDS encoding RDD family protein, with product MKTISIRTSQNVTIEYELPSTVQRIIAWIIDLAILILVNIVLYLLFSWLLYVVGWSEVAYAFFSFLVILPLWLFYSMFCEIIFNGQSIGKRAMGIRVVKLNGDIPSLSDYFMRWSFRFVDIVLSSGALAVLLVTGTEKGQRLGDILAGTTVIKVKSTQHVNMKELLNIRSFRNYEPTYERVTVFSEDDMLAIKTILNRASRFPKQKETYKLLQKTALLTAQKLDISQEKFSSPQQTKQFLHTVLQDYIVLTR from the coding sequence ATGAAAACCATTTCTATTCGCACTTCTCAAAACGTAACCATTGAATACGAACTGCCTTCTACCGTTCAACGTATCATTGCTTGGATTATAGATTTGGCTATACTTATTCTTGTCAATATTGTTTTATATCTACTTTTCAGTTGGTTACTTTATGTAGTTGGTTGGTCAGAAGTAGCTTATGCTTTTTTTAGTTTTTTAGTGATTTTGCCTTTGTGGCTTTTTTATTCCATGTTTTGTGAAATTATTTTCAACGGACAAAGCATTGGCAAACGAGCTATGGGGATTCGTGTGGTCAAACTAAATGGAGATATTCCTTCTCTTTCAGATTATTTTATGCGTTGGTCGTTTCGTTTTGTTGATATTGTTCTCTCATCAGGAGCTTTAGCTGTTTTGTTGGTTACAGGAACTGAAAAAGGACAGCGTTTGGGAGATATTTTGGCAGGAACAACAGTCATTAAAGTAAAATCAACGCAACACGTAAATATGAAAGAACTTCTCAATATTCGCTCTTTTAGAAATTATGAACCTACTTATGAGCGTGTTACAGTGTTTTCAGAGGATGATATGCTTGCTATCAAAACAATTCTCAATCGTGCAAGTCGTTTTCCAAAACAAAAAGAGACTTATAAATTACTTCAAAAGACAGCACTCTTAACAGCACAAAAATTAGATATTTCTCAAGAAAAATTTTCAAGTCCACAACAAACAAAGCAGTTTTTACATACTGTATTGCAGGATTATATCGTTCTGACAAGATAA
- a CDS encoding ABC transporter permease, whose amino-acid sequence MNLAQNTAEALRATRDNWLRSLLTISLIAIGITALVGILTAIDGIEQNITSGLSDLGANSFDVKDKDNNMRSRRRGVVEKIESPLKYNEVMAFEKRFSESVSSEDAVTIYTRVSFGTEVKYQSEKTNPNSSVVGIDENYNLVNGFEIEEGRNFTSIDIQRGSQFAIIGKEINETLFKGNSPIGKRILVKGYGFTVIGLLKDEGGIGSSSSTNRSVLIPLPMANILGNDRQLSYTITIGVKNPAQTEALMGEATGLMRIIRGDKLTQKSSFEVSSSESLASSLGETTGILRIGGAGIGFLTLLGASIGLMNIMLVSVTERTREIGIRKAIGASAKQIRRQFLIEAIVICLLGGLFGIFLGITLGNGVAKIIGSADAQFIIPWLWMIGGIIICVLVGLAAGVYPAYKASKLDPIESLRYE is encoded by the coding sequence ATGAATTTAGCTCAAAATACTGCCGAAGCTCTACGTGCTACTCGTGATAATTGGCTGCGCTCTCTTCTTACTATTTCGCTTATTGCTATCGGAATTACTGCTCTAGTAGGTATTCTGACAGCTATTGACGGTATCGAACAAAATATTACTTCTGGTCTTTCAGATTTGGGAGCTAACTCTTTTGATGTCAAAGATAAAGATAATAATATGCGTTCTCGTCGTCGTGGAGTAGTAGAGAAAATAGAAAGTCCATTGAAATACAATGAAGTAATGGCATTCGAAAAACGTTTTAGTGAGAGTGTCAGTTCGGAAGATGCAGTTACTATTTATACAAGAGTGAGTTTTGGAACAGAAGTAAAATATCAATCTGAAAAAACAAACCCAAATTCTTCTGTCGTTGGTATTGATGAAAATTATAATTTAGTAAATGGCTTTGAAATTGAAGAAGGTAGAAATTTTACTTCAATAGATATTCAAAGAGGAAGTCAATTTGCTATTATTGGAAAAGAAATAAATGAAACTCTCTTTAAAGGAAACTCGCCTATCGGAAAACGTATCTTAGTAAAAGGATATGGTTTTACGGTTATTGGTCTTTTAAAAGATGAGGGAGGCATAGGAAGTTCGTCAAGTACCAATAGAAGTGTTTTGATTCCTCTACCGATGGCAAATATTTTGGGAAATGACAGACAACTTTCTTATACAATTACGATTGGCGTAAAAAACCCTGCCCAAACGGAAGCATTGATGGGAGAAGCAACAGGACTCATGAGAATAATTAGAGGAGACAAACTTACTCAAAAATCATCTTTCGAAGTTTCTAGTAGCGAATCATTAGCTTCTTCTTTAGGAGAAACAACAGGAATATTACGTATAGGAGGTGCTGGAATAGGATTTCTGACATTATTAGGAGCATCTATCGGACTAATGAATATTATGCTTGTTTCTGTTACCGAACGAACACGAGAAATAGGAATCAGAAAAGCCATTGGAGCTTCTGCCAAACAAATCAGAAGGCAATTTTTAATCGAAGCAATCGTTATTTGCTTACTGGGTGGATTATTTGGCATTTTTTTGGGTATTACATTAGGAAACGGAGTCGCCAAAATTATTGGAAGCGCAGATGCTCAATTTATTATTCCTTGGCTTTGGATGATTGGTGGCATCATAATTTGCGTTCTTGTAGGACTAGCTGCTGGTGTTTATCCTGCCTATAAAGCTTCTAAGTTAGACCCTATTGAGTCTTTACGTTATGAATAA
- the greA gene encoding transcription elongation factor GreA: protein MANISYFTKEKYDELQQELLHLKTKGRANIAAEISEARDKGDLRENAEYDAAKDAQGMLEMKISKLETTISNARILDESQIDTSKVSILSKVKIRNSANKKLVLQYTIVAEEESDLKQNKISVLSPIGKGLLGKKVGDTAEIDAPRGKMKFEILEITR, encoded by the coding sequence ATGGCAAACATATCATATTTTACAAAAGAAAAATACGACGAATTACAACAAGAACTTTTACACCTCAAAACAAAAGGAAGAGCAAACATTGCTGCAGAGATTTCAGAGGCAAGAGACAAAGGCGATTTGAGGGAAAATGCAGAATATGATGCAGCGAAAGATGCACAAGGAATGCTAGAAATGAAAATATCAAAGCTAGAAACAACAATCAGTAATGCTCGTATTCTTGATGAGTCTCAAATTGATACGTCAAAAGTTTCTATTCTTTCGAAAGTAAAAATCAGAAATTCGGCTAACAAAAAATTAGTCTTGCAATATACAATCGTTGCAGAAGAAGAATCAGATTTAAAACAAAACAAAATTTCTGTTTTATCTCCTATTGGAAAAGGTCTTTTAGGAAAAAAAGTAGGCGACACAGCAGAAATAGATGCTCCAAGAGGAAAAATGAAATTTGAAATTCTAGAAATTACTAGATAA
- a CDS encoding HIT family protein, producing MSIFTKIINGEIPSYKILEDEKHLAFLDVRPLKEGHVLCVPKKENDYIFDLADTELSELMLFSKKVALAMKKSISCNRIGVAVVGLEVPHTHVHLVPINEISDLDFSKKRPEFSQEEFQNTTEKIRQNFV from the coding sequence ATGTCTATTTTCACAAAAATTATCAACGGAGAGATTCCTTCTTATAAAATTTTGGAAGATGAAAAACACCTCGCTTTTTTAGACGTTCGTCCATTAAAAGAAGGACATGTTTTGTGTGTTCCCAAAAAAGAAAACGATTATATTTTTGACCTTGCCGATACAGAGCTTTCTGAATTAATGCTTTTTTCTAAAAAAGTGGCTTTAGCAATGAAAAAATCTATTTCTTGTAATCGTATCGGAGTAGCTGTTGTTGGCTTAGAAGTGCCACACACACACGTTCATTTAGTTCCAATTAATGAAATTTCGGATTTAGATTTTTCAAAAAAACGTCCAGAATTTAGTCAAGAAGAATTTCAAAATACAACAGAAAAGATTCGTCAGAATTTTGTCTAA
- a CDS encoding C40 family peptidase, with translation MTTIRNYVLSAVLLVSVFGCAAFSQNENVNNNEAKVFSASEASSIGEDKVISIKNTEDNKTVEKENIDSERQEFVNSVLEMATSLEGVPYVYAGKSPKGFDCSGFVYYVFKNHNIALPASSRMYDKVGKTISLENAKEGDIICFTGTDPNIDRTGHVGIVVENKKNEPIKFIHATSGKRYSVAYSTLSKDGKGHYAKRFRSIRRVAPKK, from the coding sequence ATGACTACTATTCGCAATTACGTTTTATCAGCTGTATTGTTAGTTTCTGTTTTTGGTTGTGCTGCTTTTTCTCAAAACGAGAATGTAAATAACAATGAAGCAAAAGTTTTTTCGGCTTCTGAGGCTTCTAGTATTGGAGAAGACAAAGTTATAAGCATTAAAAATACGGAAGATAATAAGACAGTAGAAAAAGAAAATATTGATTCAGAAAGACAGGAGTTTGTAAACTCTGTTTTAGAAATGGCAACTTCTTTAGAAGGCGTTCCTTATGTTTATGCAGGAAAATCGCCAAAAGGTTTTGACTGTTCAGGATTTGTTTATTATGTATTCAAAAATCATAATATTGCTCTTCCTGCTTCTTCAAGAATGTATGACAAAGTAGGCAAAACTATAAGCCTAGAAAATGCTAAAGAAGGAGATATTATCTGTTTCACAGGAACTGACCCAAATATTGACCGTACTGGACACGTCGGAATTGTAGTAGAAAACAAAAAGAATGAACCTATTAAATTTATTCATGCTACTTCTGGAAAAAGATATTCAGTAGCTTACAGTACGCTTTCAAAAGATGGAAAAGGACATTATGCAAAACGCTTTCGTTCTATCCGTAGAGTTGCTCCAAAGAAATAA
- a CDS encoding 5-(carboxyamino)imidazole ribonucleotide synthase: MEQKKVGILGGGQLGRMLISPAIDLDIELHFLENDSDAPCSAVSKNFHKGDITNEQDVLGFGRQMDVISIEIEKVSADALEQLEKEGKKVFPQPAIIRLIQDKRLQKQFYKDNHIPTSDFVLIDNKEELIKYLTEKTKSDSNLFPIVQKLGKDGYDGKGVQILKNVEDAKQNGFEAPSLLEEKVDIEKEISVIVARNEKGEIAVFDAVEMVVNEKYNLLDYLLAPAQITESQKEESIRLAKEVIEKLGNKEGINGMVGLLAVELFIDKKGNILVNEVAPRPHNSGHHTIEASTTSQYAQHLRSILNLPLGKTTLRSSAAILNLIGEENHTGKPFYEGLDKLLDLENVYPHIYGKKITKPARKMGHITILGNDVDSIKEKIDKVKSSIRVITK, translated from the coding sequence ATGGAACAGAAAAAAGTAGGTATTTTAGGAGGTGGACAGCTTGGCAGAATGTTGATTTCTCCAGCAATTGATTTAGACATTGAATTACATTTTTTAGAAAACGATTCCGATGCGCCCTGCTCTGCCGTTTCAAAGAATTTCCACAAAGGAGATATTACAAATGAACAAGATGTTTTAGGTTTTGGTCGTCAGATGGACGTTATTTCTATAGAAATTGAAAAAGTTTCGGCTGATGCACTTGAACAGTTGGAAAAAGAAGGTAAAAAAGTATTTCCTCAACCTGCTATCATTCGTTTGATTCAAGATAAAAGACTACAAAAACAATTCTACAAAGACAATCATATTCCAACTTCTGATTTTGTCTTGATAGATAATAAAGAAGAATTAATAAAATACTTGACAGAAAAAACTAAGAGTGATTCAAATTTGTTTCCGATTGTTCAGAAATTAGGCAAAGATGGCTATGATGGAAAAGGTGTTCAGATTCTGAAAAACGTAGAAGATGCAAAGCAAAACGGTTTTGAAGCTCCCTCGCTTTTAGAAGAAAAAGTAGATATTGAAAAAGAAATTTCTGTGATTGTAGCACGAAATGAAAAAGGAGAAATAGCTGTTTTTGATGCTGTCGAAATGGTTGTTAATGAAAAATATAATTTGCTTGATTATTTGTTAGCACCAGCACAAATTACGGAAAGTCAGAAAGAAGAATCTATTCGTTTAGCTAAAGAAGTCATTGAAAAATTAGGAAATAAGGAAGGAATAAATGGGATGGTAGGTCTTTTAGCTGTTGAACTTTTTATAGATAAGAAGGGAAATATTTTAGTTAATGAAGTTGCTCCACGCCCTCATAATAGTGGACACCACACCATAGAAGCCTCCACAACTTCTCAATATGCTCAACATTTACGTTCTATCCTGAACTTGCCTTTAGGAAAAACTACGCTTCGAAGCTCGGCAGCTATTTTGAACTTAATAGGAGAAGAAAATCATACAGGTAAACCATTTTATGAAGGATTAGATAAATTATTGGACTTAGAAAATGTCTATCCTCATATTTATGGAAAAAAAATAACAAAACCAGCACGAAAGATGGGACATATTACCATTTTGGGAAATGATGTAGATTCAATTAAGGAAAAAATAGATAAAGTAAAGAGTAGTATTCGTGTGATTACAAAATAG
- a CDS encoding DUF2452 domain-containing protein: protein MNTLLMSDKKENKNQEKEENQFFDEKQKQKFENFVNPIDADKIAENPGLLPYAHTVGGAIIVPTEKGIMKSKALAAMEQQTEMQLDQIKEQINLLAKQANEIQSRTQISLEIYNADMGFEPLVNHTYFLYERPKTGEKVLSMIAPDQWGRSSKLTFMAEVLLLADRTWKVIRDNKESEEENENNIDI, encoded by the coding sequence TTGAATACTTTACTTATGAGCGACAAAAAGGAGAACAAAAATCAAGAAAAAGAAGAAAACCAGTTTTTTGACGAAAAACAAAAGCAAAAATTCGAAAACTTTGTTAATCCAATTGATGCTGATAAAATAGCCGAAAACCCTGGGCTTTTGCCTTACGCTCATACAGTTGGAGGAGCTATTATAGTTCCGACTGAAAAAGGAATTATGAAAAGTAAGGCACTTGCTGCTATGGAACAACAAACCGAAATGCAGCTTGACCAAATAAAAGAACAAATAAATCTATTGGCAAAACAAGCAAATGAAATTCAGTCAAGAACTCAAATTTCATTAGAAATTTATAATGCTGATATGGGTTTTGAGCCACTTGTAAATCATACCTATTTCCTTTATGAACGCCCTAAAACAGGCGAAAAAGTTCTTTCCATGATTGCACCAGACCAATGGGGAAGAAGTTCGAAACTTACTTTTATGGCAGAAGTGCTGTTGTTAGCTGATAGAACATGGAAAGTTATTAGAGATAATAAAGAAAGTGAAGAAGAGAATGAGAATAATATTGATATTTAA
- the rplS gene encoding 50S ribosomal protein L19, whose translation MRNQFIQMVEASNAEARKKFPQFRAGDTVNVKVRIKEGDKERIQQYQGVVIQRKNPNTNGETFTVRKVSNGVGVERIFPLLSPNVDGVEMVRRGKVRRARIYYLRGRMGKAARIKERRGNYTASQA comes from the coding sequence ATGAGAAATCAATTCATTCAGATGGTCGAAGCTTCTAACGCAGAAGCTCGTAAAAAATTTCCTCAATTTCGTGCTGGTGATACAGTAAACGTAAAAGTTCGTATCAAAGAAGGCGATAAAGAGCGTATTCAGCAATACCAAGGCGTAGTTATTCAACGCAAAAACCCTAATACAAATGGTGAAACATTTACAGTACGTAAAGTTTCTAACGGTGTTGGTGTTGAGCGTATCTTCCCACTTCTTTCTCCAAATGTAGATGGAGTTGAAATGGTTCGTCGTGGTAAAGTACGTAGAGCAAGAATTTATTACTTACGTGGTCGTATGGGTAAAGCAGCTCGTATCAAAGAGCGTCGTGGTAACTATACTGCTTCACAGGCTTAA
- a CDS encoding UDP-2,3-diacylglucosamine diphosphatase, producing the protein MQNITLSPSKKIYIASDFHLGYSKDIEGNDSLEREKKILRWLEMARKDAELIILLGDIFDFWYEYKKSVPKGFVRLQGKIAEITDSGIDVVFFTGNHDLWMFGYFEKELGVKVYHQPQFVTWNNKKIHLGHGDGLGNGDYSYKFMKKALFKNPFCRFFFEWLHPNIGIGLAHFWSDSRKPSKKQTNKKPKQIEKYNGKEKEWIWDYCNQIHQKNPQDYYVFGHRHLPLMIEMRTEKSENLDKKIIASIGDSQTEPSDKSYYFNTGEWMNHFTYLVFEVENISQIATFKRCCFEADTKWIVD; encoded by the coding sequence ATGCAAAATATAACTCTTTCTCCATCCAAAAAAATTTACATTGCTTCTGATTTTCACTTAGGATATTCGAAAGATATTGAAGGCAACGATTCTTTAGAAAGAGAAAAAAAAATACTTCGTTGGTTGGAAATGGCTCGTAAAGATGCCGAACTTATTATTTTATTGGGAGATATTTTTGATTTTTGGTACGAATATAAAAAATCTGTTCCGAAAGGTTTTGTACGCTTACAAGGAAAGATAGCAGAAATTACGGATAGTGGAATTGATGTTGTATTTTTTACGGGCAATCACGACTTGTGGATGTTTGGCTATTTTGAGAAAGAATTAGGAGTAAAAGTCTATCATCAACCACAATTTGTAACTTGGAATAACAAAAAGATACATTTAGGACACGGAGATGGCTTAGGAAATGGAGATTATTCATATAAGTTTATGAAAAAGGCTTTATTTAAAAATCCTTTTTGTCGTTTCTTTTTTGAATGGCTGCACCCTAATATTGGAATCGGACTGGCTCATTTTTGGTCAGATAGTCGTAAACCATCTAAAAAACAGACTAACAAAAAGCCTAAGCAAATAGAAAAATACAATGGTAAAGAAAAAGAGTGGATTTGGGACTATTGTAATCAAATTCATCAAAAAAACCCACAAGATTATTATGTCTTTGGGCATCGTCATTTACCCCTAATGATAGAAATGAGGACAGAAAAGAGTGAAAATTTAGACAAAAAAATAATAGCCTCTATCGGAGATTCACAAACTGAACCTAGCGATAAAAGCTATTATTTTAATACAGGCGAATGGATGAACCATTTCACCTATCTAGTTTTCGAAGTTGAAAATATCAGTCAAATTGCGACTTTTAAGCGTTGCTGCTTTGAAGCAGATACAAAATGGATAGTTGATTAA
- a CDS encoding murein L,D-transpeptidase catalytic domain family protein yields the protein MQRIVLSGSIAVLVLLFFGFSKFFATASNTNSMLESASKVDAFPSKELKTIENTSIAFENHIKDMYQKLNLKKAELEYAPFKTAYVGYLNLQTKGELKKEILTILDFTKSSRFERMWIIDMKNQKLVRRELVAHGKNSGHDMVTSFSNKLHSNQSSMGFYVTDSPYIGKNGISMLINGMDKGYNDQARNRAVVMHGANYVNPRTMNRNGRLGRSFGCPAVEMHKAQEIIDYVKSGSCLFIYFKDKKYLSSSKWLNHDGAKTFFAENIQHSAVNVPSTASVTTENTNG from the coding sequence ATGCAAAGAATCGTATTGAGCGGCAGTATCGCCGTACTCGTACTTCTCTTTTTCGGTTTTTCTAAATTTTTTGCTACTGCTTCGAATACGAACAGTATGCTAGAAAGTGCATCAAAAGTAGATGCTTTTCCGTCAAAAGAACTTAAAACTATTGAGAATACTTCTATCGCTTTTGAAAATCATATTAAAGATATGTATCAAAAGTTGAACTTGAAAAAGGCAGAATTAGAGTATGCCCCTTTCAAGACAGCTTACGTAGGTTATTTGAATCTACAAACTAAAGGAGAACTTAAAAAAGAAATATTGACAATCTTAGATTTTACAAAATCTTCTCGCTTTGAGCGTATGTGGATTATTGATATGAAAAATCAAAAATTAGTCCGTAGAGAATTAGTAGCTCATGGCAAAAATTCTGGACATGATATGGTTACTTCATTTTCCAATAAACTGCATTCTAATCAAAGTAGTATGGGGTTTTATGTAACTGACTCTCCTTATATTGGTAAAAATGGAATTTCTATGCTTATCAATGGAATGGATAAAGGTTACAACGACCAAGCGAGAAATCGTGCTGTCGTTATGCATGGTGCAAACTATGTAAACCCAAGAACTATGAACCGTAATGGTAGATTAGGAAGAAGTTTTGGTTGTCCTGCTGTAGAAATGCACAAGGCACAAGAAATCATAGATTATGTCAAAAGTGGTTCTTGTTTGTTCATTTATTTTAAAGACAAAAAATATTTGTCTTCAAGTAAATGGCTTAACCACGATGGAGCAAAAACTTTTTTTGCTGAAAATATACAGCATAGCGCAGTAAACGTACCGAGTACGGCAAGCGTAACAACAGAAAATACAAACGGATAA